The Prionailurus bengalensis isolate Pbe53 chromosome E2, Fcat_Pben_1.1_paternal_pri, whole genome shotgun sequence region cacgagatcatgacctgagctgatgtcaagagtcggacgcttaaccgactgagccacccaggctgcccagAGACTGGATCTTATTATGGGATGGCACCATCAGTGCGGAGCGGGAGAATCTTGCGCTGGGAATAATGGGGGTTCCTGGAGGGACCGGGGGTGTGGGTGTAAACAGACGTCTGGGGCCAGGTGTCCGGGCgggagaggaggaggctgagCCTGGCTGGGCCATggatggagaggagggggtgAGACAGGGAACCgagaagagagcagagaacaGTGTCAGGCTCTCGCCTCTGATTTTCAGCTGGATGTGCCGGAAGGGGGCTCTGTGCCCCAGGAGCTGCCCTCCACAGGCTCTGGGGCCAATGGTGCACCACCGGATGCCAACAACAATATCGATGGGTCAAGAGCCCCTGAGCACTCTCCAGCACGGGCATCGTGGCCCCCAAAGGGACTCCCGTTCTCCCTTCATGGCCAGCTCTGGGTGGGAGGCTCAGAATGGGCTAGGCTGatagctggggggcggggcggggggggaggaaggggacgTGAACCGGGCTCCAAGTTCACGGCCACGCCTGCATCTGCCCAATGGTACAAAGATGTTAAGAGATGGTGCCCCAGCCACTGGCTTCCTCCAGGCACTGTCAGAAATGGGCACTACCAGTCCCAGTTCATAAAGCTGCTGGAGGATAAAACTCAGTCGTACTCAGAAAGCATCGAGGAGTCAAGGAAGCACCCGGTACATCTGCACAGCCGAACACGCTGGCCACGCGGGGCCACTGAGCGCGTGGGCTACAAGCCACGCATGGAATTTCAGAGACTTTGTGCAAAGAGAGTGTAACGTACCTCCTTTGTCAGTTCTGTTGATGACGTGTTGAAATCGTAACATTTTGGATATACTGggttgaataaaaatatttttaaaattaatttcacctgtctggggtttgtttgtttctttcacgTGGCTtctaggaaatttaaaagtaactATGTAGTCCGCGCTGCATTTCTGCTGCATAGCACTGGCATAAGTAGTGACTGATATTATTTTGAGATTATGGCAGGACCGGGAATGTTGTCACCGTTCCTTAAACCAGGTGCCTctcaggttaagaaaaaaaaccaaaaaactttttaaagtgtttttctacttattataaaagtaattttttgttcattaaaaaaatatggaaaggggagcctgggtggctcagtcggtaggcgtccgacttcagctcaggtcatgatctcccggcttgtgagttcgagccccgcatcgggctctgtgctcacagctcagagcctggagcctgcttcggattctgtgtctccctctctctctgctcctcccccgctcccactctgtctctctctcaaaaataaatattaaaaaatatttttttttacatatggaaagaggggcaactgggtgggtgtctcagttggctgagtgtcccgacttcggctcaggccatgatggccccacatcgggctctgtgctgacagctcagagcctggagcctgcttcagattctgtgcctccctctctctctgcctctctctctctttctcaaaaataaataaacattaaattttgttttaatatatggaaagaataaaaatttcccATAATCCCTACCAAGCTCACTACCAAGAAGAGCTTGGAGTAGTTCCTGACAGTCTTTTCTTGGTGCATAGATGAGAACACCtaattcttctgcttctttttaaagttctacAAAGTCACAGGGCTCCTGGCTGGGTCGATAGGTGGTGGAGcgtgcaacccttgatctcagggttgtgagttcgagccccacattgggcatagagattaggttaaaaaaaaaaaaggatttatctatctgtttatttaagttcatttattttgagaaagggagagagcacaagcatgggaggggcagagagagagggaaagggagaatcgcAGGCAGGCCTTGCTCTGACTCGGGGCTGGATCTcccaaaccatgtgatcatgacctgagccaaaatccagggTCAGCCGtgtaatgaactgagccacccagacgcccccaaaatgaaatctttaacGTAGAATCCTACGGAGCCGTGACCGCATGGAATGCTGTTTAGAGTTCTCCATTTCCCCCTTAAGATTACAATGAAGCGTCCCCCCAAGGCATTAACTAGGCTTCAGAAACGCCATCTGATGGCTGCGTGATCTCAGTGTACCCAGCACCATGACTATGAGGGAGAATCTGGTAAGATTCCGcctcccaggcccagcccagcactgccccccaccccccgtgacCCCTCAGCCTCAGCCTGAGAGGGGGCGGCCAACTTCAGGGGTTAAGAGCTGGGACTCTGGGGGCAGGCAGCCTCAGTCCCATCCCAAGTCcgtcctgtgtgaccttgggtcagtcactgcccctctctctgcctcctgctaAGATGGAGATAATTCATAAACCGCCAAGTGGAACCCTTGAGGCCAGATGTGTTTTGGCATCTGATGTTAGGACGGTGAGGCGCTGGGGCGCCTGAGTTGGACATCCCACTCttgggtctcagctcaggtcgtgatctcacagttcgtgggtttgagccccgcatcgggctctgcactgacagcgtggagcctgcttaggattctgtctctccctctctctctgcccctcccgcccccccaaacataaataaacatttaaaaaatcttttaaaaaagaaaagaaaggtgaggTACTAATGCGCAGCATATATCTGATAGCACCTCCTGGTTCTTCTAAACCTCGTCAAGTGTGGGAATATTTCTAGAGTGAAGTGTTTGAATAGTCACATGAGTGGGATCAATAAAAGCTTTAAATAGCCTCCCCCAAGTTCTGATCGGGCCCTACCACCCAGTGGCATTTGGTGCCAAAGTTATGAACAATCTTCTGGTTTTCACAGCTTGATGGATTTCACAGTTGCAGATACTGAGTAAGTACCCACCTCGTAGGACAGTTTGTCGGATTAAATGAGTTGTTGCCCATAAACCATTTAGAACGGTGTCCCGTGCCAAAGAAGGGCTCAGTGCATGTTAACTGTTGGTGTTAagtatttttaatcctttttttattgaggtgtaatttacatactGGAGtgtaatttacatataatgaaatgcCCCCCTTTTATCTGAACAGTTCGGGGAGGTCTGACCGTCTTATTCATCCACGTAGCCACCGCCCCAATtgggaacatttccatcatccccagAAAGTTCTCCCACACCCCTTTCCCGcctggcctgccccccccccccgccacacacacacacacacacacacacactcagagaggGCCTCTTAGCACACCAATGACGTGGAACGGACGGGACCCTACCACACGCGCCTTCTTGggcctggcttcttttgctcaacgcGATGCCGGCCCACGAGATTCGTGGTGTGTGTGGATAATCGTGTTCCACCGTAGAGACGGACGGACACACAGCGTGTGCCTCTCCAGGGCTGACAGACATCGGGGTCGTTTCTGGTCAGGCGGTCACGAACGCAGATGCCCTGAGCGCCCATCACAGAACCTTGGATGGGCAgctgctctcctctctcctggggaaaaaaagactcgGGAGTGGAAGGGCCGGGTGGTGtgttggtggggggcgggggggggggggttgtttagCCTTAACCGAAACAATCCAGTCGTTTCCCCCCCGAGGGTGGCCTTCCTGTCTGACACTCCCACCAGCAAGGGGCGGGGCCCGCTCTGCGCCCTCGCCCGCCCCGCATTCGCATTCTCGCCTTCTCGGTGACTTTCCGATGACCAGCATTGGCGTGGCTGATccgtgtctcccctcccccaccgcagGTGATCCGGACCGACACGTTCAAGCACCTGCGGCACCTGGAGATCCTGCAGCTGAGCAAGAACCTGGTGCGCAAGATCGAGGTGGGCGCCTTCAACGGGCTGCCCAGCCTCAACACGCTGGAGCTGTTCGACAACCGGCTCACGACGGTGCCCACGCAGGCCTTCGAGTACCTGTCCAAGCTGCGGGAGCTCTGGCTGCGCAACAACCCCATCGAGAGCATCCCCTCGTACGCCTTCAACCGCGTGCCCTCCCTGCGGCGCCTCGACCTGGGCGAGCTCAAGCGGCTGGAGTACATCTCGGAGGCGGCCTTCGAGGGCCTGGTCAACCTGCGCTACCTCAACCTGGGCATGTGCAATCTCAAGGACATCCCCAACCTGACGGCCCTGGTGCGCCTGGAGGAGCTCGAGCTGTCCGGCAACCGGCTGGACCTGATCCGCCCGGGCTCCTTCCAGGGCCTCACCAGCCTGCGCAAGCTGTGGCTCATGCACGCCCAGGTGGCCACCATCGAGCGCAACGCCTTCGACGACCTCAAGTCGCTGGAGGAGCTCAACCTGTCCCACAACAACCTGATGTCGCTGCCCCACGACCTCTTCACGCCCCTGCACCGCCTGGAGCGCGTCCACCTCAACCATAACCCGTGGCACTGCAACTGCGACGTGCTGTGGCTGAGCTGGTGGCTCAAGGAGACGGTGCCCAGCAACACGACGTGCTGCGCCCGCTGCCACGCGCCCGCCGGCCTCAAGGGCCGCTACATCGGCGAGCTGGACCAGTCGCACTTCACCTGCTACGCGCCCGTCATCGTGGAGCCGCCCACGGACCTCAACGTCACCGAGGGCATGGCCGCCGAGCTCAAGTGTCGCACGGGCACCTCCATGACGTCCGTCAACTGGCTGACGCCCAACGGCACCCTCATGACGCACGGCTCGTACCGCGTGCGCATCTCCGTCCTGCACGACGGCACGCTCAACTTCACCAACGTCACCGTGCAGGACACGGGCCAGTACACGTGCATGGTGACGAACTCGGCCGGCAACACCACGGCCTCGGCCACGCTCAACGTCTCGGCCGTCGACCCCGTGGCGGCCGGCGgtgccggcggcggcggcggcggcgggggcggcccgggaggcggcggcggaggcggagggggcgggggcggctaCACCTACTTCACCACCGTGACCGTGGAGACCCTGGAGACGCAGCCCGGAGAGGAGACCCTGCAGCCGCGGGGGACGGAGAAGGAGCCGCCGGGGCCCACGACGGACGGCGTCTGGGGCGGGGGCCGGCCGGGGGACGCCGCCGGCCCGGCCTCGTCGTCCACCACGGCGCCCGCCCCGCGCTCCTCGCGGCCCACGGAGAAGGCATTCACCGTGCCCATCACGGACGTGACGGAGAACGCCCTCAAGGACCTGGACGACGTCATGAAGACCACCAAGATCATCATCGGCTGCTTCGTGGCCATCACGTTCATGGCCGCCGTGATGCTCGTGGCCTTCTACAAGCTGCGGAAGCAGCACCAGCTCCACAAGCACCACGGGCCCACGCGCACGGTGGAGATCATCAACGTGGAGGACGAGCTGCCCGCGGCCTCGGCCGTGTCcgtggccgccgccgccgccgtggccgggggcgggggcgtcGGCGGGGACAGCCACCTGGCCCTGCCCGCCCTGGAGCGCGACCACCTGAACCACCACCACTACGTGGCGGCCGCCTTCAAGGCGCACTACAGCGGCAACCCCAGCGGCGGGGGCTGCGGGGGCAAGGGCCCCCCGGGGCTCAACTCCATCCACGAACCTCTACTCTTCAAGAGCGGCTCCAAGGAGAATGTGCAAGAGACGCAGATCTGAAGCCGCCGGGCgggggccccgggccccgggccggACTGGGACCCTCCCcgcggccccgccgccgccgccgccgccgccgccgctctcGGACCGCGCAGGGAAGGTCGGGGGAGGAGGGCTCGAAGCCCCGCCCGCGTGCGGACCccagggcgccccccccccccccccccccggcgagGACAGGGCGGGGCGCCGGGAACCGAGCCGCCTCCGCGATTCTggcctcaccgccccccccctcccagccccggcGAAGGGAGGGGATGCAGGATTCGGGAGAAGTGGCTGGAACCCCCCGCTTTTCCGCCTCGCTCTCTCTAGCgacccctccccgccctccgccttccaggggagagaggagctttccggggagggggggcgtcCTTTCCCCTCATCCCCGACAACCCTCCTTTTACGGTTCATTTTTTGCAGTTTGACGCCtgtcccccctcctcccgcccctccgCCCCCGAAACTGAAGAGACGGACGACGCGCGCGCGGTCAGAGCCTCCGgacaccctgccctgccccccaccttcgcccctccccgccccccgccctcacCTGCCCCACAGACTCTTTTGATACTGAAGGGAGGTTTGCGTCAATGACTACCTGCTctgtaattactttaaaaaaaaaacacggaaaaagtaaaaaaaaaaaaaaaattttttttttttggtcatgaaagcatagaggacagaaaacagagtgaatgcgggggggggggaggggcggtgcaATGAGAGGACGGAAACGTCAGGTGTCAGGGGCCCCTCCCGGAGGGTCGGCAGGGTCAGCACCTCTGGGTGGTCTtaggccccctcccccgcccctcccgagAGCCCCAGAGAGGGGCTCAGTCACCCGCACACCTGGCCCTTGTGTTTAACCTCTCCGCGGCTCACGtgagcctccccccgcccccccacctcatGCTCCCTGGTTCCACAGGCTGGCAGGCTCCTCGTTCTTCTGATCAGGAGCCCAGGATCGAGGTCGTGGGCAGGGCCGTGCTTCCCCCCCGGGGCCTCTAGGGGAAGAtccttcttgcctcttccagctgcgCGGCACCCCACGTCCCCCACGTCTCCACATGGCCTTCCTTCCGCGcacactccgtctctctgtctGGGTTTCCCCTGTTTTATAGGGACACTGGTCCTACAGGATCAGGGCCCGGCGCGACCTCGTCTTCGCGGCATCATCCGCagagaccctgtttccaaataaggtcacgtgcACAGGTCCTGGGGGTCAGGACTTCAACAGATCCTTTTTAGAGGACGCGACTCGACCCGCCACAGAGCCAAACCCAGAGCGTCGGTCCCCTCTGCCGACCCACAAGGCACTGGGGGGAGAAAGTGAGTCAGGCTGAAGGGGGGGAAGGAGTGATGTGCTCCCGCTGTAGCTGGGCCTGCGGGCCGAAGCCTCGCCTCTGTCCTGCTTACGCCGAGGCAGGAGGGGGCGACGGGTCGGCCCGGGAGTGGGAGGGGGCCGCGCTGTAACTCAGAAGGGCGGGGGCTCACCCAGAGCCCTGGGAGGGACAGGAGCCAGCAGGTGGGTGCCAGCCGGGTCCACCGGGACAGTGGGCAGATGCCGTTTAGTGCTGTCTAGCCGGGCCCAGGCCACTGGAAGCAGAGGGTCCGCGGcgtcccctctctcccccacctgggGCTCCAAAAGCAAATTCCTCCCTTAGGGACCTGACAGCCGCCTGCCTCTGGGGTCTCCGGCCCTGTCTGTCTGCGTCTGTCTGCCCCTGCCTGTCGACCCGGGACTCTGAGCCCCGCTCCCCCGTCGCtcctttcatgctctctctcccgtCCTCGTTCGGTGCGATCCTGGTTGCCATGGCAACACGGCGGCGGGTACCAGGTggcggctgggggcggggagccgCGCTGCCGCAGCCTCCGCCATCTCCAGTGCCAGGCACCTGCAGGGTGCGGTGGCCGGGCCTCACTTGGGGGGGACCTGGGGGGTCTCCCCAGGCCTCACGGGCTTCTCCTTGGTCACTGGgagtcgggggaggggaggacctgGTGTGGGAGTGAGAATACAAGATGGGGTGGTGGGGGCTGATGGCATCGTGGCTGGAAGAAGGGTGCTTGAAAGGTGAGAAGTCAAGGTGAACTGAGGGCCGAGCAGACTGGGACAGGGCTGGTGGTGGAAGCTGGGAGGAGCCGGGCTCCAGCTCCTGCTGCCTGTGGGGAGATGGGGCGCGGAGACCAGGCCCGGCCTCCCTGGGAACTCGGGGCGGGCAGGAGATGTGGGCCTGGCCCAGCTGGGGACGGAATGGCCACCAGCCCAGAGAAGATGGGGCGGGGCTGGAGGTCCAGGGAGAGGCCCTGAGACAGcgacaggagggaaggagagagtcaGGGACAGAGAACCAAGGGAGGAAAACATGGAGGGAGGTAGACAAGAAACAGGGTGCGAGGCATGGGGCTGGGCGGGGGCGCGGCAGGGCCAAGGACAGGGCCGGAAACGCAGGAGCAAGGGACGGAGAGCCCAGAGTCCCCAACACCgtctcctctccctcactcccaaccctctctgcccccaccccaggcaggatACGGTTTCCATGACAACCTGGCCGGGCAGAAAGGGGGGCTGGGGACTGCAGAGGAAATTTTCCACATCAGCAGAAAGGGAGGAGGTAGAATGCAGGAAGGAAGGGGCTGGGCAAGGTGAGGGCCCCCCGGGGCCCCGGAACCCCAAGTCCTCGCGCCTACTGCCCCGGGAttctcacccacccccacctggcgAACCTGCACCCTCtcggccgccgccaccgccgggccactgtggggagaggggaaggttcTGGAGAGGATCAAGGGTCCAACGTCCAAAGATCAGCCACTGCCCAGGCCTGGAGGGGACGGGGGCAGTGAGCAGCTGCCAGAGCTCAGATTCAGGGTCATGGCTTCTGACAGGGTCCCGAGGAGAGTCGGGGTGGTGGGCTACGGCCGCCTTGGTGAGTCACTGACCCTCTGGGCCCCTTCCCGGGCCTCTTTCTGAAGCCCCCAAAACCCCGTGCCCTCCACAAACACACCTTCGTCCGTGTCTTTGTGCCCCGGCTCTGCCTGTGTCTGTCTAAGTATCTTCCACTCCCCCGACCCCACGgggcctcctcccctctctcggTGTCTGCCCCGCCTGTCCCGCCTTCCGGCTTCTCTGTCCTCCACCCAAGTTTTTGTGtgccccccccgcccgccccctgcGTCCATGTACCCCCTCCCTCATCTCTGGCATTCGCtccctgggtctctctctccctccctcctgtccttgtccttgtccccctccctctgggtctctgtcccctctctaggtctccctccctctgggtcCCAGTCccctctctctggtctcccttcctctccccaggaCAGTCCCTTGTTTCTCACCTGCTGACTCAGGGACCAGAACTGGGCCTCGAACTTGTTTTTGTCTGGAACCGTGACCCGGGACGAATGGCAGGGAGCGTGCCTCCTTCCCTGCAGCTCCAAAACCTCGCTGCCCTCGGGGAGAGGTCAGTGATCTCACCATGAGTGGGGCTCCCTGGAGCTCCTGTCCTGGCCTCCCTTAGGTGCTGTGATCGCAGGccagtctctcactctctccgGGCCAAACCAGAAGCGGGACAAGCC contains the following coding sequences:
- the ASPDH gene encoding putative L-aspartate dehydrogenase isoform X1, with protein sequence MEGGRQETGCEAWGWAGARQGQGQGRKRRSKGRRAQSPQHRLLSLTPNPLCPHPRQDTVSMTTWPGRKGGWGLQRKFSTSAEREEVECRKEGAGQGEGPPGPRNPKSSRLLPRDSHPPPPGEPAPSRPPPPPGHCGERGRFWRGSRVQRPKISHCPGLEGTGAVSSCQSSDSGSWLLTGSRGESGWWATAALGPELGLELVFVWNRDPGRMAGSVPPSLQLQNLAALGERHPDLVVEVAHPQIIQESGAQILRHANLLVGSPSALADQATEQRLLEASHRWDHAVFVARGALWGTEDITRLDAAGGLQSLRVTMATHPDGFRLEGPLAAVRSTEHRTVLYEGPVRGLCPFAPRNSNTMAAAALAAPSLGFDRVVGVLVADLSLADMHVVDVELTGPPGPTGRSFAVHTHRENPAEPGAVTGSATVTAFWRSLLGCCQLPSRPGIHLC
- the LRRC4B gene encoding leucine-rich repeat-containing protein 4B; translated protein: MACARSSPCPPLPPGRMSWPHGALLFLWLFSPPLGAGGGGVAMTLAAGGGSPPATSCPAACSCSNQASRVICTRRELAEVPASIPVNTRYLNLQENGIQVIRTDTFKHLRHLEILQLSKNLVRKIEVGAFNGLPSLNTLELFDNRLTTVPTQAFEYLSKLRELWLRNNPIESIPSYAFNRVPSLRRLDLGELKRLEYISEAAFEGLVNLRYLNLGMCNLKDIPNLTALVRLEELELSGNRLDLIRPGSFQGLTSLRKLWLMHAQVATIERNAFDDLKSLEELNLSHNNLMSLPHDLFTPLHRLERVHLNHNPWHCNCDVLWLSWWLKETVPSNTTCCARCHAPAGLKGRYIGELDQSHFTCYAPVIVEPPTDLNVTEGMAAELKCRTGTSMTSVNWLTPNGTLMTHGSYRVRISVLHDGTLNFTNVTVQDTGQYTCMVTNSAGNTTASATLNVSAVDPVAAGGAGGGGGGGGGPGGGGGGGGGGGGYTYFTTVTVETLETQPGEETLQPRGTEKEPPGPTTDGVWGGGRPGDAAGPASSSTTAPAPRSSRPTEKAFTVPITDVTENALKDLDDVMKTTKIIIGCFVAITFMAAVMLVAFYKLRKQHQLHKHHGPTRTVEIINVEDELPAASAVSVAAAAAVAGGGGVGGDSHLALPALERDHLNHHHYVAAAFKAHYSGNPSGGGCGGKGPPGLNSIHEPLLFKSGSKENVQETQI